The window GCTTCAGGAATTTCTTCTATGACTGCTGTTCGTACAGTAGGGCCAGAAATTAATTCCACAACTTCTGTTGCTACATTAGACTCAACAATTTCTTCAGTGACTGATGTTGGTAGAGTAGTATCAGAAATTTCTTCTCCAACTTCTGTCTCATTACATTCCGCAATTTCTTCAGTAACTACTGTTTCAACAACAGTTTCAGTATTTTCATCTCCAACTGCGGTCTCAACAGTTTCTTCAGTGTCTCCCGTAGTTTCAAAAATTCCTTCTACAACCTCTGATTCAGGGGTAACTTCAGTTTCTACAACTGCTTCAAAATGCATAGTTTCTACATCTTCAGAAATCTCAGTTTCTATAGTAGCTTCAGAAACTACAGTTTTTGCAACATCTTCAGAAACTATAGTTTCTACAACAGCTTCAGAAACACTATTTTCTACCAGAGATTCTAGAATAGCTTCAGAAACATCAGACTCTGCAGCAGTTTCGGTTTCAGTTTGCAGAGTAACTTCTTCTAAAGTTTCTTCAGCGGATTTATGATGTTCCAAAACGACTTCAGCAGTCTCAGTTATAATTTCAGCAACATTTGTTTCTGCTGGTATATCAAACTCTTTCGTCACAATAATTTCTTCAGGAACTTCAACAGAAAAGTCCAAATCACCACGCTTTTCAGGTGTGGTTGGactgttatttattgtttcttcCAAAGTTAGAGTGGTATCAGTTTCTTCTTCAACGGGTGTGTTTTTTAAGGTTTGATCTTCATCCTGCGTTAAATCAGACTCTACGCCTGAAGAATCTGACAATTGATCTTTCTGAATATTATTACTGGATTTATTTTccttatttaaaacaatttcttcaaCTTGTGGTTGCTCTACATTTTCATTAGTTTCAGAAGTAAAACAATTATCATTTGTTTCATgatcgttaatttttttagcacCTGCTTGACCAGGTTCAGATTCATCTTCAGAAtcagaaattaaaatactTGATTCTGTATCTTTTACAGAATCATTGCCAGAACTATTTTTCAGTCGGTTAAGCCCCGTTGAACCTGAATTTCGTGTTTCCTTATTAGAATTCAAAAAGTTCTGATTCTCCGAGTTTGAAACGGAGTAATTAGGGGAGTGGTTTTCTTCGTTCTCttccaattttatttcatttacaggtaaaaaatttccaaaagcGTTAGAGGGTAGTTGCGATTGTCCATTTGAATTATTGACATCCAAAGTTTCTTCATCATCGTCAAGAATCTCAATCGtagcaattttattttctctatTGGTGTGCTCTTTAGAATTCGATAATGCATGTGTGGAGACACTTTGGTCCGACTTACTTAACTTAAGTTGCGAATTATCTTCGTTACTTTTAGCCGCATTTATGCCAGTTTCTGAATTGCGAGAAACTGATTTTGCGTCACTGTTTTTTGGAACGTCCAGATTTTGTTGTTTTCGAGCCGTATTGTCCACGTGATTATTCAATTTCCCCGTAAAAAGTGTGCAATTAGTTTGCACTTCATTTCGGAGCGAGTACGTTGATTTatcatttgtaaaaattgacgGACTTTTCGTCTCCGATTTGATTTGATATCTtggtagaaaattaaatttttctgttgaaaCCATTGACGGTTTTTGTGGTTTGGGattaaataaatcatcgaCCATAGacaactgtaaaaaaataaaacaatatttctaCGGCAAGCTAAATAATGCGCTTACTTCATGTTCGTCGTCAGATTTACTGTCAAAATCAGATTCATAATCGCTGGTTCTTAAGCTCTGACGAACTGTCTTAACCTTcgagtttgttaaaaatgaatcTTCGGGTAAAGGAATATATTCTCCTTTTAGTGCATTGATTGTGTCACCAACACCCAACTTATCGACAAGATTTCTACAGAAAATTGTTGGTtttacgagtttttttttaataaaatacttacATAATAGTATTAGCTACGAGATTATTTTCACAGTCAAAATCAACTCTCACACTTGCATAAAATTTAAGAAGTGTTTTATAACATATTTTAACTGTGGAGTTTAAGTCAGATTCACTATTATGGAACGAATCGTGGACTATAACCCGCAGCAGTCGCAGTACACGTGTTGTTACACTTTCTTCATGTTTTTTATCCACCTCCTTGGCGGAACCATACAAGAGTTCACATTCTAGTtctatgtattttattaataaagctTCAAGTTGTTCTGATCTAGGATATCTTAGTTTCACCTAAAAATTTAGGAATAAATCCAAACATGTTATTaaaatcacaattattacgttagcaatttgtaaattatatTCATGTAAATGAATGATTTTTCTTCGAATTTCGTCAACAAATCCTGAAGATCTTCTATCACGTTTTGGCTGAGACTTGATGTACCTAGAACGTTCCAcaaattaacttaaaataaacgaaaaacaattaaaaagaaTACAATTAATAGTGCAAGTATGCAATTACTATTTACCTTGATGCAGTGTAATTATATGGGAAAATTGCTGATATGaagttgcatttttaattactactttaaatttttaaattatcattttaacaaaattaaataaatctggATTAACTACACAAATTACGTATTTAAGGAtatactcaaaaaaataataaaagtcaataaaaaataaaaaacaatcccAATCCTCTGTCCCTGCTTCGTCGAATGTCTGGAAGTTTCTTCTTCATCTTCGCCACTGATGCTTTCTTGAGTTCATTTGCTTCTTCAGGtgtatttaattaagaaatttactgattcagaataaaaatactaattgaaATACTATTTGCAACATATTCAACATTTGAATTCAAATTGTGCATGCAAAAACtttattgttaaaatgaaattaaattaattctactaagcaatcaaattatttttatttttatgacgGTGAATGTTTCTTCTTGCTTTGTTCTTCATGTTCTTCCAAGCGTTGCAGATATTTTCAAGAGAAATAATCAAACCGGTTCCATATTTCCTTCTTCACaacttataaattaatttaactaaaCTACCTTTGAAGTTCTGTAGCCAATTGACGTGAAATATGTGGATGATAGCCATCGCAATGTGCTTTAAGTAGTTGTCTTGATATTGATATCCtccctaaaataaaaaatcataattcaataaaaaatattgttgaccatgtatttattttccatttgTTACTAATTTAtgtttgcaaaaatagctatttgaCCTGTGTAGTGATAGTGTTAATACTTTCTTATtaagaaaagttttattaaattagggATACTCGTAAATAATCCTAAgcttagtttttagttttataacTAACATTCATTTTGTATTGACATACaagtgtttgtttttaaataaatatttattgttttaagaGCTGAAGACTGTCATTAACTCATTACCATCCCTCCATCCGCCtacctatttaaaaattattgcaaataaaCGATAACAGTTCTTAAAGAACTGTTCAACTAATATTAGTATGTTTTAATAAtagttttgtttaattgtttttaataacaaaaatagcCAGAAatacgttttcttcaaatcaTTAATTGTTACACTTACACTCAAAAGataatatttgtaataaaaaaagtatttttattgttatttctcaCATTTCTGTTCCTCCAAGCATCTAGCACAAGATATTTTCCACACTCAATTTAGAAAAGCCACAAATTGTAAGTCACGGGAATAACTAAATCTTCAAAAGCctcaataacatcaataataatttattgttatctGAATCAGATAACCAAAAAGCAATGGACCTACGTTGACACTAATAGCTCTGACCATGGcccagaaaaattaaaataactccaCGAGTAATCTTGTTCATTTTCAGCAGTTTAATCATTAACTAAATAAACTAAGCCATACCTTTTCCTTTCTGATGTATAAAATCTTTGAAACCCAGTTGCTTCACTGTGTTCATATACAGAGCCATTGTTCCCTGAAAAGCATTCGTTACAAGAATTCGGAACGAAACTTACAGAATGTATTCACAAACACAAAACAAGATCTGCTTGCAATTGGAAAAAGCCATGCAATTTCTTAGAATCACTAACCAAACCATGTGAACTATTGCTCCAATAATAATCGCCACAACAAATCACTTAAAGCCagcataatatttaaaacacttACCACATTTATCCCAgtttataaagaaaataaatacgtAATAACCATTCTTTTAtgaaaaaagtgcaaaaagaCACAACAGCTTAACCTGCGCCAaagtgtaattgtttttgttgtaattgttGGTGCAGCAGACAGGGAGGAAAGTGACAGATTAGTAACTTTCACATGACCAACCTTAACTACGATTTCaagaaaacgtaatttttaaagacattttgcatattttaaacaatcccTTACCCctatttttgctaaaagtGAACAATTTTTACGCCGTATGCTTTTAAATCGCCctcgtttgaattttttaattgtctgcattggtgtattttatttctgttatGTTGCTACTTTGTTTTCTTTCCTTTTCTACttatcttttttctttttttagaagCGAAGGTCACGCAGGTGCATATACAGCGTGTTGTCTTAAACTCTCccttttttttcgaaataatacCACAATGTAGGAAGTTATAAACATATTTAATTACTTTCCACATaatgtacaaaaaaactaCAGCCTTACTGCacagaaataaattaacatacaactacaaataaatattagaaaaatatgcACTCTGTTTTACTAAGAAATTAACAATTCACACtgaaattacaataattgGCATACCGTAATGACAAGTCCATTTTCACAGTTTCATAAGTTGATTGTAACACAGCATAAtagtttaataattaattaagtgaaaCATAATACAATGATTGCATTCCAATGCTTTAGGGTGCGAAGTAACaaatgctttaaaattaaagtctTTCGTATTTAAATCCTTTCGTCACCTCCTGTTGCTCCTCTGCTTGTGCGTCCTTCTGAACTTCCGTTTTCTCTTAGATATAGGTTTCTTGTTCTTTATATTTGCTAAATTCTCTTTATCTTTGTGTTTTGAATCTGCCAATGTGGAATTTTCATCTTCATTCACAACTGACTGTTTGCCTTGCATGTTGAATAACTGTGAGTTTTCCAATATCGACTCTAGACTTTTCATATCAGCATCAAACGTTGCCGGTTGGGTAACAGTCTCATCGTCATCAAAAGAAAAATCCGACAAGAAAAACCCCGACTTTTCTGCGCCATCATCGAAAAGAAAATGTTCAAGCTCTTCAAACTCTTTGCGCCCTTCGAGAAGAAAACTGTCGTCAAGAAGAAATTCCTCCAACAAACTCTCATTTAAGCGACAGTCCTGCGACGTGTCCAAGTCTTCAAAACTGTCGATTTTCTCACTCAGAACTGGATCAcctaaaaaccaaattttgacgaaatttccaaaataaatttgcgaCTTATCCCGTTGTAGCGGAGATACAATCTAAAAATACTTACCTAGAAAGTTTGATCCACACTCTTCTAAACTCAAATCAGGAACCTCGTTTTTATTTCTTGGCGGAGTTGCAATTTGTTCGAAAATTAAACTAGGatctatcaaaaaattttcgctTGCTCCATCGCTAAActgatttgaaatttgaataaagTCTAGATCCGCTTGTAACACTTCATTAAtttctttgtatttttcgtcaatgttaattttttcttctgtATTTTCTCCAAACATTTGTCCACTACTTGAAGCACCATTTGTTTCAGGTACCATTTGATCAACACTAATTTGTGCCTCTTGTACTCCATTTTTTAgatcattttttgtattttcttctaattcgTCTTCAGAATCTGAACAAATGATTACTTCCTCCTGTTTTAGGGGTTTGGGTCTTTGGTTTGTTTCCACTTCTTTGTGCAAATAAACCATATAATTTGTTTCACCGTCGTCGTCATCATCGAGTATTTCAAACGTTACAACAGACTTGTTAGTTTTTGCTTTCTTATTACACTCGTTGctttttttactaaagttaCGTTTATTGCAAACTTTGGTGTCACTTGTGACTTCTGTAATCCCATCTTCATCTTCAGAATCGGAAGAAACGACGACACAAACTGCATCCAAACTTTTGggttttttcaagttattgcTTACGACTGAACTggatttagaattttttgcattGAAATTATTGCTATGAGCTTCATAAGAACTTCgttttgtactaaattttcgtTTATCTAAGTGTTTCTCCAAATAGACGAAATAATTGTCGTCATCTGCAAACTCTATCGTAGGTGTGGAAGATGTTTGAGAAGCTTGATTATCCAACTTTCGGGCAAATACCTAAAAATATGAGCTtgagaaaatcaaaaaaaaacagtcgtAAAACATTAAGATACATTATTTTCGCCCTCGGAGTCACTATCTGTTCCATAATCGCTAGTGGcgaggtttttattaatttcccaAACTGGCAAGTTGTTTGGTCGACCAATTTTCTCACGTAAGtcactacaaaaataaaacatgaaaCCCACAACTCGAAAAATAGCAATCTACTCACTTTGCGATATTATAAACCAACTTATTCCTAACGAAATACGTGGATTTTACTTCGCCCAGCAGCTGCAAAACCGCTCGTTTCAACACGTAATCAGTACTTTTTGTTATTAACGTTTCATTGTTAAGGACGGTTTGGTATAACATCACCTGAAGCACCCGCGAAACTCTTAACTCAGTGCTAATCTCGAGTTGTCGCGGAGGATGCGGATTATTATAATACAAAGCATCAAATTCTAACTCTACATATTTAACTAGAAGTAAGTCGAATTTTCTTGAGCGTGGATATTGGCGAGTAAgcttaaattagaaaaaataaatcatgaaAATTTCCAGGCCTTAAACTACGTACCTTCAACACATGACAATTGTATTCGTGAATAAAATACAACATCCGTCGTATTTCAGCGACGAATTCAGGCGTCGTACGTTCATATTCCAATTTTGCGTTTATGTAACTACAA of the Tribolium castaneum strain GA2 chromosome 1, icTriCast1.1, whole genome shotgun sequence genome contains:
- the LOC103312319 gene encoding uncharacterized protein LOC103312319, translated to MLASLLGGQYDSYQADSSHRLVNSVRSYINAKLEYERTTPEFVAEIRRMLYFIHEYNCHVLKLTRQYPRSRKFDLLLVKYVELEFDALYYNNPHPPRQLEISTELRVSRVLQVMLYQTVLNNETLITKSTDYVLKRAVLQLLGEVKSTYFVRNKLVYNIANDLREKIGRPNNLPVWEINKNLATSDYGTDSDSEGENNVFARKLDNQASQTSSTPTIEFADDDNYFVYLEKHLDKRKFSTKRSSYEAHSNNFNAKNSKSSSVVSNNLKKPKSLDAVCVVVSSDSEDEDGITEVTSDTKVCNKRNFSKKSNECNKKAKTNKSVVTFEILDDDDDGETNYMVYLHKEVETNQRPKPLKQEEVIICSDSEDELEENTKNDLKNGVQEAQISVDQMVPETNGASSSGQMFGENTEEKINIDEKYKEINEVLQADLDFIQISNQFSDGASENFLIDPSLIFEQIATPPRNKNEVPDLSLEECGSNFLGDPVLSEKIDSFEDLDTSQDCRLNESLLEEFLLDDSFLLEGRKEFEELEHFLFDDGAEKSGFFLSDFSFDDDETVTQPATFDADMKSLESILENSQLFNMQGKQSVVNEDENSTLADSKHKDKENLANIKNKKPISKRKRKFRRTHKQRSNRR